TACACTCTTTGAAGCAAGGATAAGAGCTGAACCGCCACCTACTACGATACCCTCTTCAACAGCTGCACGAGTAGCGCTTAGAGCGTCATCTACACGGTCTTTTTTCTCTTTCATCTCAGTTTCAGTCGCAGCACCTACTTTGATAACTGCCACGCCACCGCTTAGTTTTGCAAGACGCTCTTGAAGTTTTTCTTTGTCATAGTCACTTGTTGTCTCAGCGATTTGCGCTTTGATCTGAGTTATTCTAGCGTCGATCGCTGACTTCTCGCCCGCACCATTTACGATAGTTGTGTTATCTTTGTCTATAACTACGCTTGAAGCTTGTCCAAGGTCATTTATAGTAGCGCTCTCAAGTGTTCTACCTAGCTCTTCGCTAATGACTTCGCCACCTGTTAAGATAGCGATATCTTCAAGCATCGCTTTTCTTCTATCACCAAAGCCAGGAGCTTTTACGGCTGAGATGTTTAGCACGCCACGAAGCTTATTTACAACAAGCGTTGCAAGTGCCTCACCCTCGATATCTTCAGCAATGATTAGAAGTGGTTTTCCACTCTTTTGTACTTGCTCAAGCACTGGGAGTAGGTCTTTTAAATTTGTAATCTTCTTGTCAAATAGCAATATGAATGGATTGCTTAGCTCAACTTGCATCTTTTCAGGGTTTGTGATGAAGTATGGGCTTAGATATCCGCGGTCAAACTGCATACCCTCAACAACGCTTAGCTCGTCTTGGATAGACTTTGCCTCTTCTACTGTTATGACGCCATCTTTACCGACTTTTTCCATCGCATCAGCAATAAGCTTGCCGATACTCTCATCTGAGTTAGCAGAGATAGTAGCGATCTGAGCGATCTCTTTTGAGCCTGATACTTTTTTAGAGATATTTTTTAGTGCATCTATAAGAGCTGCTACTTCTTTATCCATGCCGCGTTTTACTTCTATAGGATTTGCGCCAGCAGTTACGTTTCTAAGGCCCTCTTTAAATATAGCGTGAGCTAGCACGGTTGCTGTTGTAGTGCCGTCACCTGCTTGGTCATTTGTCTTACTTGCTACTTCTCTAACTAGACTTGCACCCATGTTTTCGATAGTATCTTTTAGCTCAACCTCTTTAGCCACGCTAACGCCGTCTTTTGTGATGTTTGGCGCGCCAAAGCTCTTTTGGATAAGGACATTTCTGCCTCTTGGTCCCATTGTCACTTTTACAGCGTCATTTAGTTTTTTTACGCCCTCATATAGGCGGTTTCTTGCATCATCAGAATAAAAAATTTCTTTTGCCATTGTCTTTCCTTTTTTAATTATTTAATCACACCTAAAACATCATCAATGTTTAAAACAAGATGTGTTTTATCATCTAAATTTATCTCAGTACCACCGTATTTTGCAAATACAACTTTATCACCAACTTTTACGCCCTCTACTTCAGCACCGACTGCTTTTACCTCACCGCTTAAAGGTTTTTCTTTTGCGTTATCAGGTATAATAATGCCCGAAGCTGTGGTCTTTGTCTCCTCTACGCGTTCGACTAGAACACGCTTGCCTAATGGTTGAAAGTTCATTGTTCATCCTTTTGGTTTAATTGTCTTTTTTAGCACTCTTTATTTTTGAGTGATGAAATCCTAGCACTTTTTTCTAAAAAAGTCAATAATTTATAGTTAAATTTTATTAAAACTTTAGTCACTTGCACTAAAGCTTTATGATATATAAAACTAATATAAAGGAAATTTATGAAAAAAATAGCCTATTTAGTAGTGGCTTTGGTGCTGACAATCCTTTGCATTTTTGGCTTTATCTTTAGCTCTTTTGGTAATAAATTTATAGCAAGTAAAATAGAAAAAGAGGCACTTGCTCGCGGTATCGACGTCAAATTTAAAGATTTTAACCTTGGGCTTA
This genomic interval from Campylobacter concisus contains the following:
- the groES gene encoding co-chaperone GroES, giving the protein MNFQPLGKRVLVERVEETKTTASGIIIPDNAKEKPLSGEVKAVGAEVEGVKVGDKVVFAKYGGTEINLDDKTHLVLNIDDVLGVIK
- the groL gene encoding chaperonin GroEL (60 kDa chaperone family; promotes refolding of misfolded polypeptides especially under stressful conditions; forms two stacked rings of heptamers to form a barrel-shaped 14mer; ends can be capped by GroES; misfolded proteins enter the barrel where they are refolded when GroES binds) — encoded protein: MAKEIFYSDDARNRLYEGVKKLNDAVKVTMGPRGRNVLIQKSFGAPNITKDGVSVAKEVELKDTIENMGASLVREVASKTNDQAGDGTTTATVLAHAIFKEGLRNVTAGANPIEVKRGMDKEVAALIDALKNISKKVSGSKEIAQIATISANSDESIGKLIADAMEKVGKDGVITVEEAKSIQDELSVVEGMQFDRGYLSPYFITNPEKMQVELSNPFILLFDKKITNLKDLLPVLEQVQKSGKPLLIIAEDIEGEALATLVVNKLRGVLNISAVKAPGFGDRRKAMLEDIAILTGGEVISEELGRTLESATINDLGQASSVVIDKDNTTIVNGAGEKSAIDARITQIKAQIAETTSDYDKEKLQERLAKLSGGVAVIKVGAATETEMKEKKDRVDDALSATRAAVEEGIVVGGGSALILASKSVNLNLQGDEAIGAEIVRRALRAPLRQIAENAGFDAGVVANAVETSKDANFGFNAATGEYVNMFEAGIIDPVKVERVALQNAVSVASLLLTTEATISEIKEEKAMPAMPDMGGMGGMGGMM